The genomic stretch TGCTGTGCTGGCATATGACATGGGCAAGTTTGCTCCTGGTATATCTCACTTTGGGCCTGCAGGTTATCAGGCAGCTCATAATTTGATTAAGGCTCATGCCAGAGCCTGGCACAGCTATGATTCCTTATTCCGAAAAGAGCAGAAGGGTAAGGTGTCTCTATCATTGTTTTTTGTCTGGTTGGAACCCGGAGATCCCAACTCAGTGGCTGACCAGGAGGCTGTTAAAAGAGCATCTGCTTTTGCATTAGATTTCTTTGCTAAACCTATATTCATTGATGGTGATTATCCTGATCTTGTCAAGTCCCACCTTGCATCCATGAGTAAAAAGCAAGGATTTCCATCATCGAAGCTTCCAGAATTTAccgaggaagagaagaaaatgatcaaAGGCACTGCTGATTTCTTTGCTGTGCAATACTATACAACTCGGCTCATCAAGCACCCAGAGATTAAGAAAGGAGAACAAGAAAAACTGGACTTTTGGCAGGATTTGCAGGTTGACAGTTTTCCAGATCCATCTTGGGAAGGTGTTAACTGGGTCTATGCGGTGCCGTGGGGAATACGTAAATTACTGAAATATATTAAGGTAAATGCATGATTTGTTTCTGTCTGTGTGTACCCAAATATGTGAGGATGGCAATCAGGCATGTGTATGAGTGTATATGGAACTAAAAGTGGGTGATTTTAGTTAATATGATGTCCATTTGTTGTCCTGGGAAGAACAGATTGAGGAGTGAGCTGGTGAGGGCTAAGTAGCTAGTAATGGGCTTAAAACCTGCAGTCAACTTCAGAATTTGTTGTTAAAGTCAGCAATGGCTGTAGCAGTAGCTTGCACACATTTTTCCAGCTGGTGTCACAACAGTGATTATTAAAAGGGCATTTTAAGGAAAGATAGGGCTGGAGCCTTTCTGAGTCTCCATTCCGCTGGATGACATCCAGGtggctgaaattaaaatttcaagttatCAGTTTTGAGGACCCCTCCTGTGGGGAGTAAGGAATGTGGCTGCCAGAGGGACTAAGGGGTTAAGGAGCAGTGACAATCAGCAGATGCTGATGGGAAGAAAGATATTTCTGTCTTCTCATTATAATAAGAGTCATTTGACTGTCTTCATGGACATTTGCACAGTTTTGCTTTTCCATTGTTAGTCATAAAAGGTCAGCGTGTGGAAAATTAAGTTAATAGGGTCAGTGCAATTTGATGAAAACTAGTTTTGGGGTTGTAGCTTCAAGAAGATTGAGGGTAATGCACCTGATTttatgagcttttttttttttttaaacatctgtttGGAATAAAACTTCTGCTCTCTTGTTCTAGGATACGTATAATAACCCTGTAATTTACATCACTGAGAATGGGTTTCCCCAGCGTGACCCCCCATCTCTTGATGACACTCAGCGTTGGGAGTATTTCAGACAGACATTTCAGGAAATGTTCAAAGGTACCATTTGAAATGATGAAAGATCAATTGTGCAAACTTAATATAATTCTCCCATGTGCTTATTTGCATTCAGCAAAGACCAATGATTTTGAAAGCTGAAATTCATGTAAATCAGTACAAAGCCATGTAATTAGGAGAGGGGAGAAAAAGTATTTAGGAAAGAGGAAGGTGGGGTTTGGTCTTCCTTCAACCTCCTGAAATTGAATCAAGTAAAAAGTCACTGTCTTCTGAATTTTGTGGCTCCTGGGTGAGGGTGACAAGAATAAAAGGAGTGGTGACTGGTGGGAAAGAACATTAATTATTACAAAAAGATTAGCACTACCGACTACAACACACttttttattgcatattttaatATCCTAACTACCAAGAAATGAATGGACAGGATTTTTTTAAGGACCCAAATCCAGTGTTTATGCAACAAACTTCAAAATGGCACGAGTCCTCCATCAATATATGTACCATTAACTTGTAACCAAGAAACCCCAAAAAGAAGAAGCTTTGGTCTTAGAGAATATGTGAATTGTGTTTCAGGTTGATATTATTATTCTGGAAACTCTGTCTTTCCATgtaattctttttgtatttgcAAAGACATCAAAAGGAATCATATTTAGTAGGTAACCCTTTTCTAGACCAGGCAGCCTCCCAGCTCCCTTCTTTAGCTTCCTCTTGGAATATTACTGCTGGGAACTGTTGCTTCATAAATTTCGTTCTTTCTCCCTATAAAGGAATCGTATCGTAGCAGCAAAATACCATGCAAAACTGAgacttctaattttctttttttttaaagcattgtaGCCATActcatttttcatcattttatttgaaaGTCCCAGAATAATAACATTCTTTCCAAAAATTTTCACTATTATATTGAGAATAGAAGAAATTCTGGAAACTGATGGAAAGCGgtctttttctaaaatatgttgaCTGGATCTCTTGCTCAGGCCTTGAGTTTATTGACAGAGGCAATTGGATTCCTACAATTTGATCCaagcaaaataattattttgtattacaCACAAAATAGATTCTTCCTTTGGTTGACCTTCATTTTTTGATAAGAGGGAAATCTCTCGTTCTCTGAGGTTTCTCCCCACTTTTCCCTGTAAATGGATTCTATTCATAGTTAACCCATTGAAGCGCCTGAGTTTCATCCTGAAGGACAGGTAGACATTCAAGCAGATTTACAGATGGATTTAGGAAGCATAAATGATTTGTCTAAGATTAGTCTGGTTACAtttggaaaaggagagaaaaatagaaattgtcttttttttatttctagcttGGTGCTCTGTTTACTGCAAATCATTTAAGAACATTTcatagatatttaaataattttaagtatttctaATGCTAAAATCTTAGGGTTGGACCCTAAAACTCAGATGatttaaagatagaaaaatatcaGAAGAGTGGAAACTTTGAGAATTTGGGTTTCAAAGGGTCAGGAGAGGGAAGAAGGTTGACCAACAAAATCCTGTTTTCAACATGTACGTATCATACCATATTTGGTCTTTAAATTATCTAGTGGAAAAAATACAGAAGGTTTCTTAATTACAGTGGTTCAACTTGTGATTTTGTGAAATTTTGATGGTGTGAAATAGGTTCGCATGTAATAGAAACTAAACTTGGaagtttgaattttgatctttttctggATTGGTTTCATACTATACTAGAAAGCATGTAATCATTCTCTTGTGATGCTGGACTTACAGCCATAGCTCCCAGTCAGCTTTGAAACCACAAGGGTGAACAATCGAGACTACAGTGTACCATGCTGCTATGCTGGGATGGTCGGGGGTTGGGTGTATTAAAAGCAGTTTTGACATAATGATGAGTTTATTAGGACATGAATACATAATAAGTTGAGGAGCCACTATATAATGCATTTGAAACATCATTTTCTTAGCACTTACATTCTCTTTGAATTTTAACAATAGACAATATTCTTTGCAACTAATGCAtaatactgtttttgttttgatttaaaaaaaaacatatatagcCTTTTAAGATGTGCAGAAATCTACAAAGTGacaaaaaatctataaataagtGTATCTGTCACTAGGTATATGGATAGATATTTTTTCATGGATTTTTGTAGGTAGTGAATCCTTTTGTGATAAAACTCTCTTTGCTAATAACAAAATCCCTTCTTTTCTGTGAACCATCTGTCTCCCCCTATCCTCATGATTACCACAGCCACAGCCTGGCAAGGGAGATCAAAAGCTGTTCCTCTCAACAGATAATTGACTGGTCTAACTACAGGCATGTGACATGGACTGAGCCAATCTCTGCCTAAGACTTAGAACTTGGACCAATCACTTGGAATGCTTCTTAAACTGTGCAACTTTGTGAGCCATTGGTGGCTTTACTTTGCCATATAAATTTCCGAGCAGCGGGAAGGGGAGATGCTCAGGCATTAATTAAGGAAGTGGAGACAAGAAACAGGGATAATTTTCTAATGGCTCTTGAGCTTCTGATTCCAGTTTTTCCTGAAGTCCAGCAGCAttcatgctcttttttaaaaataaatattatttagttgttgatggatctttttaaaaaaaatttatttgtatgtggtgctgagaatcggacTCAGTGCcgcacatatgctaagcaagcgttcttgcactgagctacaaacccagcccatgCATGTTcttgatagacattattattattttttttaataatgaaaggtCTTACCCATTTCTCTCATCTTCATCTGATTCTAATTGGGCTTCTATCACTTAGAACCAAAAGAGTTTTAATTAATACCACCATCTCACTTCATTTTCTAAACAGTGAGATAAGGTCATTACTCACACTTTATAGAACAAACTAAGAGGCCAAGACATTTGCTTAAATCACGAAATTACTAAGTAATATTTACTGGAAAAAGACAGAACTGGTATGTCATTAATACTATTGTTGATTATCTTGGTATCAGATATGATGTGTTAAGTTCAGGGCTCTCTGAGTCAAAGTGCCTTTTGTCTCTGCATAGAACTTCTTCCTTTACTTTTGGCACTCTGGGCttgcatatatttgttaaaaGTAGTTCTGCTGTCTCTGAAAAGGTCAACAGGGTCTATGACCTTGGACACTCTCAGACACCCCATATACTATCTCTTATCAGAGGAACTGAGTTGAATTTACTGCTCCGTTTTCTGAGACTTCTTTGAGGTCGTGCTGATGATCGTGGTTGGCAAGAACCTTCCTGGTAAGAAGCATCCTGTGAGCAATTAAAAATGATAACAGACCAAGGAAGACATTTGTGGAAAGCACTGCAGGTGGAGCCCACCAGACCCAGGTGTCAGATGGATGATGGCTTTGTGATTCCCACAAACGGGACCTCCCTCCAACATCACGCACATGGACGGGCACCTGATGACACTATAGCTGGATCAATCATTGATCTGGAGGGCTCACTGATCTCTTCAGGTCAAATCCCATAGCAATTAGTCACGTAGTAAAAAGTAAGCTAATGTGTCTGATGTGTCTGTTTCCTtttgggaaagaagaagaaaaattatatatatatatatatatatatatatatatatatatatatatatatatatataaagcttgGGCCTTTTTATCCTTGTGTTGTTTAATTGTATTTAAACATCTTTAAATAGGTTATATTTCATGACTGTAGATTCTGAGAAGAgtaaagcaacaacaaaaaccttaaaatagCATATAACTAGGCTTGCATGCTAGTTCTGCAAATTTTTCAAAGAGGGGCTTTGGTAAATTGCCTGACCCATCTAACCCTCTGTTTATGTTTAAATATGGGAATAATACTTCCCTTGGCAGGATTGTTGTAAAGATTGCATTTAATGAGTTATATATAACCCATGAGCTATTAACTGGTACATAGTAGTTCCTTAACAaatggtaattattattattattattattattattattattattattatcattattattattataaaatgtgcACAGTTAAAAATGTACCCACCATCTCCAAGTCAATTTCCttgttagattttaaaaatgctattcaaAGACTGGTTATTCTTCTacccttcttttttcccctttgaagcATGGCAGAATATTTCCCCAAAGCTGCAtgtttttccaacattttttGAGGACCTTCTGGCGTGTGTTTGAACACTGGCCTTTGGCCATTCCAGGCGGGTTGGTGTGGGGAAGAAGCCACAACTGCATTATTTCCATCCGAGAGGTTCCCAGATGAGGTGAACAAGCAAATCACCAACAGCAGAATGAGCTGTCACGCACCTGGGGACTGCCCCGCCACATGGACTTTTGTATGTCTGGCATTCATTGATCCTTAAATAGTTAAGCTTTCCTCCCATCATATGAATCTTTATGACATTCATAAAATTAACAGCAGTGCTTAGACTCCAGGGCAGTGGCAGTGAgttcacatgtacacacacacacacacacacagacacacacagatggATGTGTTGTTGTAGGGGTCAGAAAGTATGGGATGCCAGGGAAGTTGCTCTCAAAGGGCAAGACTTCACTTACGGCATAAATCCTCCTGGAAAGGGGGTCCAACCTGTGTCCAGCCTGTACCACCTCCATGTCCAGCATGTCTGCCTTTGGCTTGTCTTCTGATCTTTCTTCAACCTGGAATTCCAtgatctttccttttccttgggCCAATTCTGTTTTTTTGGAGCAGATGAATGTGCCAGGCAAGGTATGGGTTTGGGATCTGGTCCTGACAGTTATGCTCTCAAGGACTTTGGGGAAAACCTTAAGCAGACAAAGCTTCAGTCACCTAATTTCTAAAAACAGGGTTAATTATGAGCACCTGTCTTCTAAAGGGTGGTAAAAAATGAACACGATAATGTTTAGAACACCTAAAGAGGGTCTGGCACATTACTAAGGATTCTGTaaatgatggttaattttgttcTGGGGGCCCCACGAATCCtctaagggctggagttgtgctTTTCATAATTAGCTCTTCAGCCCTGAGTGCTGAGCCTGTTATATTGTAGTGTTCTACACATGTTTGCTGAATATGGTTGTCTATCAGGGAAGGGTTAGACCATAGgtaatgagaaataaatgatgaaatgattgggaactatattttctttccctAAAGAAATATACCccacacaggggaaaaaaaaaatgcagccttCTGGAAAGTTTCTGAGCCAGCCCAACTTTCTAGTCAGATCCATGCCTGAGTTAGCACAGCGGTGGATGATTGCAGAGAAGGTTTGTTAACGACCAGCTTTAGGCTTTTAATGACAAAACCCCTCAGCAAGATGTCATCGAAGTTATTGAAGACTTCACTGAAAGTGTTGAAGCTGATACATTGTAACAAGAAGGTTATAAATCTTGCAGCTTGGATATACCACCAAGACAAGATGCTGAGCACAGAATCACCCTGCTGGTGTCTGTCAGCATtatccctccccctctctcttccccttcccatGGAGAGCCCGTAAAGGAGAAATACATCCATTTCCCAAAGTAGCGCAGACCTGGCAGCCACCTGCCTATGCCAATTTCAGATCACAGAGGCCCATTTAACTGGACAAAATGTGTTAAGCACCTGTGTTTTTCTAAATGTGCATAAAAACCTTAAGAATCGAGGGAAGATCTCCAAAGTTAATGCAATGACCTTTTAGAAACTCCaagcaattaaaaatgcattgtAATCTTAGAATAGAGACCCGAATTTCTGAACGTAGGTTCCCACACTGTTTTATTGCTTCTCAAAGGAGAATTTTGTCACCTTGGACCCTACAAAGCAGTTCATCTCTTAGCTCTAGAGGGGCCATATAAAATATACttgtgtggctttgggtatatgttGCGTGGGATGTTGGATTGACTGGGCACAGGTAGCAAGGTTGCTCCTCCCACTGTGCTGGATGGATGAGAGCAAAGAGGAGCCAGGTCAAAACAGAGAACAAAGAACGGGATCCAAAGGCTGTGCACAAAAATTGTTAGTGGGCATTAATATATAGACCTGTGAGATTCttattgatgtttaaaaattgacaaaaattgtaTGCATTTGTCATGTACAACATTTTGCCATTATAGAATGGCTAAATTGCACTAATTAACATATACGTTATCTCACATATCATTTTTTGTGGTGAgtacacttaaaatctactctcagcaattttccaaaatataatacattgttattaattaTAGTCTTCGTATTGTACAGTAGATCTCTCTCCTCCTATCTGAAATTCTgaaccctttgaccaacatctccccaaacCCTCCCACTGCCTACATGCTGATTACAACCCTTCCACTGTCTTCTTCTGTGGGATCAACTTTTTAAGATTCCCACATACAAGTGAGCACATGGAGTGTTTGTcttttgtgcctggcttgtttTAGTGAACATAAACCTTCAGGTGCATCCTTCATGtcccaaatgacaggatttccttcctttttaatgtCATACAGCATTTCAATTTCATGTAGAACACagtttcctttatccattcatttgttgatggacacttaggtggaTTCCAcatcttggcttttgtgaattgaacTGCAATGAACTTGGGAGTGCGGATGTCTCTTCaacatgctgatttcatttcctttagatgtatacccagtagtgggattgctgcaTCATACGGTAGTTCTCTTTGTTTAATTTGAAAAGCCAGGAAGGAAACTCTTTCTAATATCTGTGTCCTACCAACCTGAATACCCagaccacaaatatacatatactcAGCCATAAATTATTCAGGTTACCTTATCATAGGTATACTGAATGACTTTCCCCTATTTCTTTTATCTTACTTCCATCCATGGCTTTCTGAACCTTTCCCATCATTACCATGAAGCCTGGCCAAGTTGAAAGCCTGGCAGTAGAGAGTCTGCAAGGTTTGGAGAGTGAGGATGGGATCAGTCCTGTGTTCCACTGGTGTGCCTGTGGGAAAGTCATCATTAGGACTCTCTGAAtgtcaatttcttcatctatgaaatgggcaATGTTAATTGCTATTCTACTTAAATCAAAATcagttgtgaaaataaaatgagatcattTATGCCTACCTATGCTTTGAACACCTAAGATGTTTGATGTTCTTCTCATATTTGACGTCTGCACTTTACACTTTTGTTTAAGGTCATCCATCACTGTGGCCCAGATGAAATATTTGACACCATCTGGATCTCATTGCTCTCCGCTGCGAAGGGAAGGGTTGGAAGGACTTAGTGCTCTTTATTAGGGTTCTTTCAAAATCTACAATTCTCAGTttctatggttttatttttctgcacATTTCTAAACAGCTATGATGGTTTCATCACTTTAAGGTTTTGTAAGAGAACATGTACTATGTAAAAGTGATGAATGTATTGTTTAGTAATTCTCagaatttcacacacacacacacacacacacacacactacatgaGTTACTTTACCAGTCCTGTCCAGGTGAGGCTTGCATTGATATGATCTGAGACACATGCCATTTGTAGGCACATCCTCTTAGAAACAGAACCTGGTGCACCTGCTTCATGGGAAGAGGTGTCATGGAGTTCCCATGAGAGAAATGACTCAGTTATCAGAGAATTTGCCCTTGTGCTGATTGGAACaaaccactttttcttttctttgccaaTAGTATTCTAATGGCAATGCTGTGTCCCAGCTGATGGACAGCTTATACCTTAGACTAAACTTGAAACTGAATTGAACTTCAGttgaaactgaagtttttaattcAGCCTAATGGCTCTGCGATGATAATTACTTTAGTCCTCCACAACTCCAGGCctagtgaatttaaaaaaatgatataaagccttttaaaaaatcaggtaaTTCCAAATGGAGTCTCCATATTTTAGAACAATCTGCCCAGTAATCTCTGTGTCATGCAGCAGCCAACAGAAGCTCCATTTTGTTCTGATAACCACAAAGAAGACCTGCAACTGAAACAACTGGGGTTTATCTGAAGAAAACCCACCTCTctagaaaaagtaggaaaaagaggaaggattaaaaaatgattttaataaatatttcagaaagaacTATTCGGCATATTCAAAATGACTAGCGTGCTACTAGAATTGAAGGAAGGTGGAtttctcagttttttgtttttttccaggatGTTGATGACAGTAAAATCAAGCATATTTATACATTGCCTTTATTTCTGGATATCCAACATAGTTTGATTATTACCTGACCTTTCAGTGAGAGTGAAAAAACACTGCTTTGTTGCAGGGCTGGTGAATTTCATCTTACTGTGGCTGTCTGGGGCTGCCTGGATTGTGCTAAGGATTCTCTCGGCCCTCTGTGGGCTCATGGAAAGAATGGAGAAGAGTGGATGGTCAACTGGTAACCATCCCCCTTAGGAAACTTAATGTGTGTTTTCCATTGGGGGAAAGATGATATATTCTTTGTGATAAACTAATACATTGGAATTAGGTTTTAtgagtgaaaattaaatgagttcatTGGAGGGGATTAGCTCCCGAGAAACAGTGTAGAAATGACTTTCTGATCTTCAGTGCTGTTTTATCAGACTTCAAAAATGTTATCTCCACCTCTGTGGCCTTCTCCTCTAGGTCTTATCTTATACTTCGTAACTTCAGTGTTGCTCCTGCCGGTCAATCATGCTACAGTGACATAGCTATTGTTTCTGTCAATTTTCAAAACCTTGTTATAGTGTGAATTATGGGTTAGctacatcttattttttttttcactcattagCCTGAGAGTATCTGAGAAAGTCAgcaaagttataaataaaaacatcaaacatGGGTGACATGAATGAGTCATGGACTTCCCATGCAGCCCTGTCACAATTAAGTACTTGTTGAATATGACAGTTgaatagatggaacttgagagacACTTTGATTTTTGAAGACAATGCCCATTATAActcttgaaaggaaaaaagaaaatcattttcaggaaaaaagtgGAAGTTATTAAAAGGTATAAGCTCTCATAGGCAGAAGCAGTGTGTGTAGATTTTATTCACCATTCTTGAAAGACAAAAATTCTGACCAGAATAAAATATTGGAGTTTTGTGCTAGATGCTTAGTATTCTGTAAATGCTCCCGTAAATGTTTAATGAGCGGCAAGGAGACTGGGTCTAGATTATTAGCAGAAAAACTGAATTACTTCTGGGAATTTTggtgaattatttaatttataccaTCGCTTTactttattgtgatttttaaagaagTGGTTGATTGTCTTTATTATTATGAAAACGATTTCCGTGCACTGGTTTTAGGCATGGGTGTTAATTATCCTCATTGATATTAAATGGGGTAACAACAA from Marmota flaviventris isolate mMarFla1 chromosome 7, mMarFla1.hap1, whole genome shotgun sequence encodes the following:
- the LOC114095200 gene encoding cytosolic beta-glucosidase encodes the protein MAFPEGFGWGAATAAYQVEGGWDADGRGPCVWDTFTHQGGERVFKNHTGDVACGSYTLWEEDLKCIKQLGLTHYRFSLSWSRLLPDGTTGFINQKGIDYYNKIVDDLLTNGVTPIVTIYHFDLPQALEDQGGWLSETIIEAFDRYARFCFRTFGDRVKQWITINEPNILAVLAYDMGKFAPGISHFGPAGYQAAHNLIKAHARAWHSYDSLFRKEQKGKVSLSLFFVWLEPGDPNSVADQEAVKRASAFALDFFAKPIFIDGDYPDLVKSHLASMSKKQGFPSSKLPEFTEEEKKMIKGTADFFAVQYYTTRLIKHPEIKKGEQEKLDFWQDLQVDSFPDPSWEGVNWVYAVPWGIRKLLKYIKDTYNNPVIYITENGFPQRDPPSLDDTQRWEYFRQTFQEMFKAIHVDKVNLQVYCAWSLLDNFEWCDGYSLRFGLFHVDFEDPARPRIPYTSAKEYAKVIRSNGLEGAL